Genomic segment of Eupeodes corollae chromosome 2, idEupCoro1.1, whole genome shotgun sequence:
aatcaaatgaatacaattttcttcaagCAAAATACCTACTGCGAAAAGCATATAATTCACAGCTATAACGATATGTATACGCATAACTCCTTTACATTGATAGGTAGGCACAAAAAAATCCAAGGTAACTATGGTAACGaactgtttttgtgtttttgttttcacattttctcatttgttttgaaataaacagcTGATTCAGCTCACTCCCTTACACATCTTAATACTTatgagaacaaaataatatactcCTTTCATTCCCACTcttgctttcaaaattttattttccagtcGCTCTTAGTTTCCACACCAAATTTCCGTACACACAGCACCCTCATGGTCCGcctttcgtaccaaaattttctgttccatgatagtactattcagTTTATATACAAGGCAAACTCTTACAAATAATCATTAGCTATTGTGGGGTTGCCattggtaaatttaaatttttttgtagccAATGGAACATGAATCGGACATTGACTTTTACAGTAACTCAACTTATTGATCACATAATTTCTACAACGCTCGACTTGTTTGTAACTTTATTATTTACCCGGATTtttcaacgatttttttttgaaaaactagcATACtagttcaattaaaaaattaagaacatcaAAATTCATCTATTTActtacattaattaaaaaatgaaaaaaagagcaATTGATCAATTTGTTGACTCTGTGAAATTCAGGTtgcttaatattttgtatggctTCCTTTTGCTTTGAGTACTGCTTTTATTCTTCTGGGCATGGATCCAACTAACGTTTTGCATTGATTCGAGCTGATGCTTTGTCACCAAGCAGTTTGAGATCTTTGCCATAATACTTGTAAATCTGCACAATCTCCGGGCATATCCGATATTGCATGTTTAACTTCAACCCAAAGATGTTCGATCGGGTTGAGGTCTCAAACTGATTGCTTTCCAGCTTTAGTAATTCTGGCTGTGTGTTTCGGATCATTATCTTGCTGGCTTCTTGGGAGTCCTTCTCCCAAAATGGTGATGTATTGTTCCGTTCCGTATTGTGTTTCATGCGACCTACCACTCTAATGCATTCACCGACCCCTTCCGTGCACATGCACCACCAAATCATAAGATTTCCTCCTCTAAATTTAAGTGTTGATTTCACTATAAGATCGCTTATTCGTTCACCAGGTTTCCTCCAAATCCATTGACGGCCATCAGATCCaaaactgtttatttttgtttcagccGACCAAATTACCCTTGCCCAATCAcctacacaatattttttttgcaaagtccAACCTCAATTCCTTATGACGGTCCGTCAAAAGCGGCTTCTTTATTTTAGCTCGTCCCTGAAAACATTAATCCCATCATTGAGGTTAAGTCCTTTGAAAGATGgaattcaaaattggttttcttccagatcgatttttttcaacttggACCTCCATAATCTTTCGTATTTTTGATATCATTCCCAATTAAACTtttagttttcgaaaaatttctcTTGCACTTCTTTAATTGTGAAGCTACTGAGTTCTTTCATCttccattaaaataaagaaaatataaaatgtcttCAGAAATCACGGTGCAAATAACGGTGCATTTTGACTTCCCTTTTTTATACTAATTCCTAATGACTCAATTTGTTTTGAGAACAAATTAAGTTGCTCTAACTGTTAAAACtgtaaaattacaacaaaaagatGTATTTTATATTGATCACGTGATCAATAACTTGAGTGACTGTATTTGTATATCATTGGGTTTTTGtgtaaactgtcaaatttgCATTCAAATCTGTTCTATTTGTTGCACTTTAGAAGAAGTAAATGAGTTTCATGtactaaataattaatttaaaaatgctttcaCGTTTGAGAAAgatatacttaaaatattttcgaatcGAATTTTTATTTCTGCATTGACCAAACTGACAGATCAACACCGAGCTCAATGACGTTTAAATCTATCAAAAAAAAGATCTGCagattgattttaaatcaaaaatatatcaatattaTTTGCGTTTTTACTAAATTGATCTGGAactacattttgtgtttttttttgttccaagCGAAACTTTCAAAAAAGCAATGAGTTCGAAGAAACTTCACTTTATTTTTCTAGCGATTTGAAGTTCGATCTTCAAGTTTTAATCATAGAGGAAGACTCATATAGGGTTTTCCATTAGTAATTTCAtattttcgagaaaaaaattatgtttttttactgGCTCATGGAACACGATTGGATCCAGATCTACAGATTTGATCATAAATCAATgtatgttttgacagatctagatcaagagTAGAGAATCAATTTATTTAGCCCAATAAAACACAAAGAAGTGAAATTcgttgttttgacagatcaaataATTTGTCTGTGTCCAATGGAAACCCCTTTTAATGATTAAACTTTTAAAGCTTAGAATTgtataaaaccattttaaactttattaaactccataattataatttatacaaaagaatataaattcaaattataactACGACGCACTCGTCGACACATCCATGCTTTGCTCCCCATCACTACACGGTGTGACTACAATAAAGGGATTAGGTTTCTTAAGTCGCTGCAACATTCCATTGGAAATCAAATCGAATTTCAAGTGTTGTACATTTATAGCGTTGCCATCCCAGTCGAGGAGTGATTTGAATTTTACAGGATCACATAGATttatcatttctaaaaaagaacACAGAAATAAGAAAAGTATGTTAAAATATAGATTACAAAATACATACCCATTCCACCTCCATAGAATTCATTCTTCTCTTTTTCGAGTGTGATTTTGATCACATCCTGTCTAGCTACGTGTTGATGTGCGCGGTTCTTTGAAATTGATTGTTTGAGTGCAATTTGTTCGAGTTCCTCATCGAATCGACTGAGATACAACTTGACAAGTTCCTCGAATTCTTCAGGACTCAATGGTGTTGTACGATCGCCTATGTTTCCTAAAAACCAATTTAATTTCTCACCAATGATGTTGCTTTTTATGGCATGACCCAAGCGACTCTTGTGTTTGTTATTTTGGCGTTTTGCCTTTTTACTTAGGGCTTTGGTTTTACGACTGTTGGGATGCTTGATACTTtccaatttctttttcaaattagcctaAGGAGAATTTTGATTAATATTG
This window contains:
- the LOC129946190 gene encoding translation machinery-associated protein 16 homolog, yielding MANLKKKLESIKHPNSRKTKALSKKAKRQNNKHKSRLGHAIKSNIIGEKLNWFLGNIGDRTTPLSPEEFEELVKLYLSRFDEELEQIALKQSISKNRAHQHVARQDVIKITLEKEKNEFYGGGMEMINLCDPVKFKSLLDWDGNAINVQHLKFDLISNGMLQRLKKPNPFIVVTPCSDGEQSMDVSTSAS